Within Thermodesulfobacteriota bacterium, the genomic segment CTTTCCGGTCTTCTTCAGGTCCCCATAAAATCCCAGGGATCCTCTCCGAAGAATATTTGGCAATCTTTGAAAGGACCGTCCTAAAACTCCAATCCCGGCTGAGTCAGAAAGGGAAAGTCCTGTGGGTCCCCAATACCCGCCCACTCATAAAAGAGCGATCGATTCCTTGAATCGGACAGACGTTACGGATAAAATTTCTCCCTGACGGAAGAGGACCCGAAGGTGAGGAGGGACCCTGCGCCGGTATCGGATGGGATCGCGAAAGATCCTTAAAAAAAACTCCGAGGGGATTTGTCAAAGGACGAGGCCAAGAGAGAGCCCGATCGATATCGTCCCAATTCGCCTTCGCTGTCCGAAGGATGACGGGGATCGCCCAAAAGCAGAGACCGGCCCGGATGGGCCGCCGTTTGTGAAGACCGTTGAAGAAGCGGGAGGAATCCGATCCAAAGGGAGCATAAGAGGGAAAGTAGGCCGGAAAGAGCGGATCAACCTCCCTGCGTGAAAGGAGGAATTGGACCGATGGCCCTTCCGAGAATCGACCCAACGAAGACCCTGGCCTGGAGACGGCTCAAGGAGCACTACTCCACCATGAAGAAATGTCGCATGGAGGACCTCTTCAGAAGGCAGCCCGATCGGTTCGACGCCTTCTCCCTTCGATTCGAAGACATGCTGGTCGATTACTCCAAAAATATCCTCACCCGGAAGACCCTTCGCCTCTTGATCGATCTTGCCGAAGCCTGCAGGCTCAAAGAGGCGATCGAGCAGATGTTCTCCGGAGAGAAGATCAACGAAACCGAAAACCGGGCGGTCCTGCACGTCGCCCTGAGGAACCGCTCCGCCCAACCCTTCTTCACAGACGGCGTGGATGTCATGCCCGAGGTCAACGCCGTCCTAAAACAGATGGAGAGAGTCTCAAATAGGGTCTCTTCTGGCCAGTGGAGGGGCTATACGGGAAAACCGATCCAGGACATCGTCCACATTGGGATAGGCGGTTCTGATCTTGGCCCGCAGATGGTCACGGAGGCCCTAAAACCTTATTGGAATCCTCGCCTTCGCCCCCATTTTGTCTCCAACGTGGACGGGGCCCAGATCGGAGAGACGCTCAAAAAGGTCGCCCCGGAGACCACCCTCTTCCTCGTGGCTTCCAAAACCTTCACCACCCAGGAGACCATGACCAATGCCATGACGGCAAAGCGATGGTTTCTCGATCGGGCCCGAAACGTCTCTTTCCTCAAAAACCACTTCATCGCCATCTCCTCCAACGAGGAGGAGATGAACCGGTTCGGCATTCCTCCTGAAAACAGGTTCAAATTCTGGGATTGGGTGGGAGGGCGGTATTCCGTCTGGTCTTCGGTCGGGTTGTCCATCGCCTGCATGATCGGATTCCAAGGCTTCACCGATTTCTTGGAGGGGGCCCATGCCATGGACCTCCACTTCAGAGGATCACCCTTCGAAGCGAACCTTCCGGTCCTGCTCGCCTTGATCGGGATCTGGTATATCAATTTCTTCGGGGCCCACACCCTCGCGATCCTTCCCTATGCCCAGAACCTCCATCGGCTTCCCGCCTACCTGGAGCAGTTGGACATGGAGAGCAACGGAAAATCGGTCAATCGAAAGGGCCGGCTCATCCGTTATTCGACCGGCCCCATTGTCTGGGGAGAACCCGGGACCAACGGACAACATGCCTTTTTCCAGCTCCTTCACCAGGGAACGAAGTTGATCCCCTGCGATTTCATCGCGGCCGCCAACAGCCCCTACCCCTTCGAGGATCACCATGAAATTCTCCTGTCCCACTTTTTCGCGCAGACCGAAGCCTTGATGAAGGGGAGGACCGAGCGTGAAATCCTCAGGACCTGCAAGGAGATGGGCTTGAGCCCTGAAGCGATCCGAAGGGTAACGCCCCACCGCGTCACCCGAGGCAACCAGCCCACCAACACCATCCTTTTGAAAAAGATCACGCCAAGGAGCCTTGGAAGCCTGATCGCCATGTATGAACACAAGATTTTTGTTCAAGGCATCCTCTGGAACATCTATAGTTTCGACCAATGGGGAGTGGAGCTCGGAAAACAGCTGGCCCAAAAGATCCTAATCGAGCTGAGGCATCCGGGGGAGATCTCTTCCCATGACCCTTCGACGAACGGGCTCATCAATGCCTACAAAAAGATGAAGAGGGAGGAGACCCCCTCCGACGGGAGGGAGACATGAGACAAAAAATGAAAAAGGTTCCCTTCCCCTCCGCTTTTGAAGATGCGAAGGCGGCGGAATTATATGTCCCCTCTCCGCAAACGCTTTCGCCTTCTTACCGGCTGGCCTACGCCGATCAGGAGTTTTTGCTGAGGGACGAGCTCCGTCCGGTTCGCCTCCAGCTCGAGTTGCTCAAGCCCGAACTCATCTTGAGAGATCACGGGATTGAACATACGATCGTCATCTTCGGAGGCGCCCGTGTGGTCGACAGGGAGACCGCAAGGGCCTCCCTCGCTTCGATCGAGGCGGAGGTGAGAAAGGACCCAACCAATGAGTCCCTCCTTCGAAAGGCGAGAATCGCCCGAAGCCTCTATGAAAAATCCAGATACTACGAGGAGGCCCGAAAGCTGGCCTTTCTGATTTCGAAACACCGGGAACACCCCAACCGACCCAGGCTGGTGGTCATCACCGGGGGAGGACCCGGCATCATGGAGGCCGCCAATCGGGGGGCCCATGAAGCCGGAGCCGAAAGCATCGGCCTCAATATCGTCCTGCCCTTCGAACAGAAACCGAATCCCTATATCACCCCTGAACTCTGCTTCCAGTTTCATTACTTTGCCATTCGCAAGATGCACTTTCTCCTTCGCGCCCGCGCCTTGGTGATCTTCCCGGGTGGATATGGGACGCTGGACGAACTCTTTGAGACGCTGACGTTGATCCAGACGAAGAAGATCAAACCCATCCCGGTCCTGATGTTCGGCCGGGAGTTCTGGAACCGGGTCATCCATTTCGAGGCCCTTGTGGAGGAAGGGACGATCTCACCGGAGGATATCCAGCTCTTCCAGTATGTCGAGACGGCCGAGGAGGCATGGGAGATCCTTTCGAAAATCGACGATCTTTTATAAAAGGCCCCTAAGGGATACCCCTGCCTTTCGGGTGACGAAAAGGGGAGGAAAGGAACTCCTGCCCGGGATTTTCGTCTTTTCTCTCAACCCCTTAGGGCCGATGGAGGGCCCGATCCACCAATCACCCTCTTGTAGACATTCCTCCGGAAATATTGTAGAAAATAGTTTAGGGGGCTTCCCAGGAGACTTATGGGCTTTCCGAAATACAGACCGAGGAGGTTCAGGAGAGACGAGCTCTTTCGGGAGATGGTCCGGGAGACGCACCTGAGGCCCGACGATTTCGTCCTTCCCCTCTTTGTCCGGCCGGGAAAAGGGATAAGAAATCCGATCGACGCCATGCCCGGACATTTTCAGCTCTCGATCGATCTTCTGGTGAAGGAGGTGAAGGAGGCGAAATCCCTCGGCCTTCTCGGCGTCATCCTCTTCGGAATTCCCGAAAGGAAGGACGACCGGGGATCGGAGGCCTATGCCAAGGATGGGATCATCCAACGGGCGGTGAGACAGATCAAGGAGAAGGTCGATGGCATCCTCGTGCTCACCGATGTCTGCCTCTGTGAATACACCAGCCACGGCCATTGTGGGCTGGTCCAAGAGGGGAAGATCTTAAACGACGAGACCCTCGAACTGCTCAGTGCCCAAGCCGTCTCCCATGCCGAAGCGGGCGCAGATATGGTCGCCCCCTCCGACATGATGGACGGAAGGGTGGGAGCGATTCGAAAGGCCCTCGACGAGAACGGGTTTCAAGACCTCCCCATCCTCTCCTATGCCGCCAAGTACGCCTCCAGTTTTTACGGACCCTTCCGGGTGGCCGCGGAATCGAAACCCCAGTTTGGCGACCGAAAATCGTATCAAATGGATCCTGCCAACGCCGAGGAAGCCTTGAGAGAGGTTCGCCTGGATCTTGAAGAAGGCGCGGATATGGTCATGGTCAAACCCGCCCTTCCCTATCTCGACATCATCCATCGGGTGAAGCAGACCTTCAACATCCCGGTAGCGGCATACAACGTGAGCGGCGAGTTCTCCATGATCAAGGCCGCTTCGAAGTTGGGTTGGATCGACGGTGAGCAGGTCATGATGGAATCCCTTACGGCCATCAAACGAGCGGGGGCGGATGTGATCCTCACTTATTTTGCGAAGGAAGCTGCCCTAAAACTCGGGAGGGGGAAATCGTAAGTGGCAAGGTGTTAAAAAAATCGATAGGGGGACCGCCGATGCCCAAACCTCCTGACCTCGCCGATTCCCATCCAAAACCTCCCTCTTCGCTCCATGGCACACCTCTCGAAGCACCCGAGTTGCGGATGGTTGCCTGGGAGCTCATCCGGAGCTGCAATCTCGCCTGCGTCCATTGCCGCGCCTCTTCCGAACGGGGTCCCTATCCGGGCGAGCTCGGCACCGAGGAATGCCTCCGGGTGATGGACGAGATGGCCACCCTCGGTAAGCCCGTCATCATCCTCACCGGCGGAGAACCCCTGATGCGGCCCGACATCTTCGACCTTGCCCGGTATGGAACAGCAAAGGGGTTTCGGATGGTGATGGCCACCAATGGGACGCTGATCACCGAGGAGAACGTCGAAGCGATGAAGGCCTCTGGGATCCAACGGATCAGCATCAGCCTCGATGGCCATGATGCCGAAACCCACGATGCCTTCCGGAAGGTGAAAGGCGCTTTCGAGGGCTCGCTCCGGGGCATCGAGATTGCGAAGAGGCACGGCCTTCCGTTTCAAATCAACACGACGGTCACGCGGGCCAATCTTCACCTGATCGAAAAGATCCTTCGCCTGGCCATCGACCTCGGGGCCGTCGCCCATCACATCTTCCTCCTCGTCCCCACGGGAAGGGCGAGGGAACTCCAGGACCAGGAGATCTCTGCCCAGGACTATGAACAGACCCTCCACTGGTTTTACGAGCAGAACGGCCAGGTCCCTCTCCAGCTCAAGGCGACCTGCGCCCCCCATTACTACCGAATCCTTCGGCAGAGGGCCAAAGCAGAAGGAAGGAAGCCCTCCTTTCAGACCCACGGGCTCGATGCCCTGACCCGGGGCTGCCTGGGAGGCATCTCCTTCTGTTTCATCTCCCATACGGGTCAGGTTCAGCCCTGCGGCTATCTCGAACTCGACTGCGGAAACGTCCGAAAACAATCCTTTCGCGAGATCTGGGAGCGGTCCCCCATTTTCCGGACGCTCCGGAACTACGACGCCTACGGAGGCAAATGCGGCCGTTGTGAATTCCGAAAGGTCTGCGGGGGATGCCGGGCACGGGCCCACGAGCTCTCCGGAGACTACATGGCGGAGGAACCCTACTGCATCTATGAACCGCCCCTCGGGGGTATTTCGCGGGTCACCGCCCGGACCAGTTGATCACCAGGAGATGAGACCCATTTTCAAGTCTTTCTTCCGTTTTCGGGTCAGCCTCACCGTCAAGTTCTTGATGGCGATGGTCACCCTGGTCCTCATCACCTCTGGCGCCTTCGGATGGTTTCTTCTGGGCCGGGAAGTCTCGGAATTCGAGGGGAAGTTAGACCCCCGGGCCTTCGAAGAGCGATTCGGTCAATTAAAGAGGGATATCCTCTTCGTCACGCTGGGCGTCATGGGGATCGGCTTCCTCCTCACCCTCATCTTCACCCGTCTTCTTCTGAGGCCGATCGAACTGCTGGCCTCTGCCACCGAGAAGATCGCGGAAGGCAACCTCTCCCAGATGGTGCCCGTCCGGGCCAGGGACGAGATCGGAGACCTGGCCCGGGCCTTCAATCAGATGATCCTTCAATTGAAGGAATCGAGGGAAGACCTCGAAAAGAAGGTGGAGGAACGAACCCGACAGCTGGAGGATAACATCAAAGAGCTGAACAATGCCCGGACCGTCACCTTGAGGATGCTCGAAAACCTACAGACGGCCAAGGTCGAACTGGAGCGGGTCAATCGGGAGCTGAAGGAGGCCGATGAGGCCCGGATGAAGTTCATCGGAATGGCCTCTCATGAGCTTAAAACGCCTCTCACCGCCATCAAGGCCAACATCGATTTCCTGCTTTCGGAAAAAGGGGGAAAGGTGCCGGAGGAGCTGAAATCCCATCTGCTCACCATCCAGAGGAATACGAACCGCATTCAACGAACCATCGACCACCTGCTCGATTTCATCCGCCTCAAATCGGATCGCCTCCCTCTGCATCGGGAGCCTATCCGTCTTGCCGAGGTGGTGGGAGGGTACCTCAATGAGGTGAAGCCCGTGGAGAAACGCCTCGAGATCACCCTCGACATCCCGAAAGACCTTCGCGTCTATGCCGACCCGGACCGGCTTCACGACATCTTCATCAATCTCCTCTCCAATGCCTTCAAATTCACGCCGGAGGGGGGGAAGATCTCCATCTCCGCCCGGCAGAAGAATGGGGAGACCCTCCATGCCATCCAGGACACAGGGATTGGCATCGCCGAGGACAAACTCCAAAAAATCTTCGAGGAATTCTATCAGGCCGAGGGCGGCAAGTACGGCGGGGCTGGCCTGGGCCTCTCCATCGCCAAACGGGTGATCGAAGAACACGGAGGAAAGATCTGGGTGGAATCCTCCCCTGGAAAGGGATCCACGTTCTATTTTACCCTTCCCACGTTTAAGGAGATCGATGATGGGCAGTGCCTCCCCAAAGAATAGGGTGAAGGGAAAGGTGCTGATCGTGGATGACTCGCCCGACACCCTCGAGATTATCCAGAAATTACTTCGGTATGAAGGATACGAGGTCCTCACGGCTGCCACCGGCGAGGAGGGGGTGCGGAGGGCAGCCGAGGAAAATCCAGAAGTGATCTTGATGGATATCAACCTTCCCGACATCGACGGGGTCGAAGCCCTGAGGAAGATCAAGCACCAGAATCCCATTCAGTGTGTCATCATGCTGACCGCCTATGCGACGCTGGACAATGCCATCCAGGCCTTAAAAGAGGGGGCGAGCGACTTTGTCAAGAAGCCCTTCGAGAATGAGCACCTCATCCACA encodes:
- the pgi gene encoding glucose-6-phosphate isomerase, with product MALPRIDPTKTLAWRRLKEHYSTMKKCRMEDLFRRQPDRFDAFSLRFEDMLVDYSKNILTRKTLRLLIDLAEACRLKEAIEQMFSGEKINETENRAVLHVALRNRSAQPFFTDGVDVMPEVNAVLKQMERVSNRVSSGQWRGYTGKPIQDIVHIGIGGSDLGPQMVTEALKPYWNPRLRPHFVSNVDGAQIGETLKKVAPETTLFLVASKTFTTQETMTNAMTAKRWFLDRARNVSFLKNHFIAISSNEEEMNRFGIPPENRFKFWDWVGGRYSVWSSVGLSIACMIGFQGFTDFLEGAHAMDLHFRGSPFEANLPVLLALIGIWYINFFGAHTLAILPYAQNLHRLPAYLEQLDMESNGKSVNRKGRLIRYSTGPIVWGEPGTNGQHAFFQLLHQGTKLIPCDFIAAANSPYPFEDHHEILLSHFFAQTEALMKGRTEREILRTCKEMGLSPEAIRRVTPHRVTRGNQPTNTILLKKITPRSLGSLIAMYEHKIFVQGILWNIYSFDQWGVELGKQLAQKILIELRHPGEISSHDPSTNGLINAYKKMKREETPSDGRET
- a CDS encoding LOG family protein; amino-acid sequence: MRQKMKKVPFPSAFEDAKAAELYVPSPQTLSPSYRLAYADQEFLLRDELRPVRLQLELLKPELILRDHGIEHTIVIFGGARVVDRETARASLASIEAEVRKDPTNESLLRKARIARSLYEKSRYYEEARKLAFLISKHREHPNRPRLVVITGGGPGIMEAANRGAHEAGAESIGLNIVLPFEQKPNPYITPELCFQFHYFAIRKMHFLLRARALVIFPGGYGTLDELFETLTLIQTKKIKPIPVLMFGREFWNRVIHFEALVEEGTISPEDIQLFQYVETAEEAWEILSKIDDLL
- the hemB gene encoding porphobilinogen synthase, which produces MGFPKYRPRRFRRDELFREMVRETHLRPDDFVLPLFVRPGKGIRNPIDAMPGHFQLSIDLLVKEVKEAKSLGLLGVILFGIPERKDDRGSEAYAKDGIIQRAVRQIKEKVDGILVLTDVCLCEYTSHGHCGLVQEGKILNDETLELLSAQAVSHAEAGADMVAPSDMMDGRVGAIRKALDENGFQDLPILSYAAKYASSFYGPFRVAAESKPQFGDRKSYQMDPANAEEALREVRLDLEEGADMVMVKPALPYLDIIHRVKQTFNIPVAAYNVSGEFSMIKAASKLGWIDGEQVMMESLTAIKRAGADVILTYFAKEAALKLGRGKS
- the ahbD gene encoding heme b synthase produces the protein MVAWELIRSCNLACVHCRASSERGPYPGELGTEECLRVMDEMATLGKPVIILTGGEPLMRPDIFDLARYGTAKGFRMVMATNGTLITEENVEAMKASGIQRISISLDGHDAETHDAFRKVKGAFEGSLRGIEIAKRHGLPFQINTTVTRANLHLIEKILRLAIDLGAVAHHIFLLVPTGRARELQDQEISAQDYEQTLHWFYEQNGQVPLQLKATCAPHYYRILRQRAKAEGRKPSFQTHGLDALTRGCLGGISFCFISHTGQVQPCGYLELDCGNVRKQSFREIWERSPIFRTLRNYDAYGGKCGRCEFRKVCGGCRARAHELSGDYMAEEPYCIYEPPLGGISRVTARTS
- a CDS encoding cell wall metabolism sensor histidine kinase WalK; this translates as MRPIFKSFFRFRVSLTVKFLMAMVTLVLITSGAFGWFLLGREVSEFEGKLDPRAFEERFGQLKRDILFVTLGVMGIGFLLTLIFTRLLLRPIELLASATEKIAEGNLSQMVPVRARDEIGDLARAFNQMILQLKESREDLEKKVEERTRQLEDNIKELNNARTVTLRMLENLQTAKVELERVNRELKEADEARMKFIGMASHELKTPLTAIKANIDFLLSEKGGKVPEELKSHLLTIQRNTNRIQRTIDHLLDFIRLKSDRLPLHREPIRLAEVVGGYLNEVKPVEKRLEITLDIPKDLRVYADPDRLHDIFINLLSNAFKFTPEGGKISISARQKNGETLHAIQDTGIGIAEDKLQKIFEEFYQAEGGKYGGAGLGLSIAKRVIEEHGGKIWVESSPGKGSTFYFTLPTFKEIDDGQCLPKE